Within the Ochrobactrum sp. Marseille-Q0166 genome, the region CGGCTTTTCGATCTCGCCGGCCTTTAAGCGCGCCTTGCGCGCTTTGGCATCTTCCATGATTGCACGCAGTTCAGATGACGGAACCGTCGAGAGGTCAATGAAGTGCTTGATACCGTTATTCGCCATAGTTTTACGCCGTCTTGCTGATCGGATTTGCAACGGAAAGCCGTTCAACGGCTGCTTCAATGCGTGCCAGTGCTTCACGCGCTTCTTCCGGTGTTGTCACCAGTGGAGGCAGGATGCGCACGACATTGTCACCTGCACCAACACTGAGCAGATGCTCATCACGCAGAGCCTGTATCAGCGTGACGTTCGGAACCACGCATTTGATGCCCATCAGCAGGCCGCGACCGCGCACTTCCGAAATGATATTTGGATAGCGGTCGATAATCGACGCAAGCCCCTGCTTCATCGTAAGTGCTGTTTCCTGCACATTTTCAAGGAAGCCTTCCGCCAGCACGACATCGAGCACGGCATTCCCAACAGCCATAGCAAGTGGATTTCCGCCATAGGTCGTGCCATGCACACCCGCAGTCATACCCTTGGCAGCTTCTGCTGTTGCAAGGCAGGCGCCCATCGGGAAGCCGCCGCCGATCCCCTTCGCAACTGCCATGATGTCTGGCGTGATGCCCGACCATTCATGGGCGAAAAGTTTGCCGGTACGGCCAACGCCGGTCTGCACTTCGTCGAGGATCAGAAGAAGGCCCTTTTCGTCGCAGATCTTGCGCAGAAGACGCATGAATTCTTCAGGGAAGCCGCGCAGACCGCCCTCGCCCTGCACAGGTTCGAGCAGGATTGCTGCGGTTTCTTCGGTGATTGCTGCGCGCAGAGCCGCTTCATCACCGAAGGGAACCTGATCAAAACCATCAACCTTCGGGCCAAAGCCTTCGAGATACTTGGCCTGACCGCCTGCGGCGATCGTTGCCAGCGTGCGACCGTGGAACGCACCTTCAAAAGTGATGATGCGGAAGCGTTCAGGATTGCCGTTTACATAGTGATAGCGACGCGCAGTCTTGATCGCGCATTCAATCGCTTCGGCACCGGAATTGGTAAAGAACACTTTGTCCGCAAAGGTTGCGTCGACCAGACGCTGGCCCAGCTTTTCCTGCCCCGGAACTTCATAGAGGTTTGACAGGTGCCAGAGCTTGTCAGCCTGATCTTTAAGTGTATTGACCAGATGCGGATGGGAATGCCCCAGCGAGTTCACGGCAATGCCTGCCGCAAAATCGAGATAACGCTCGCCGTTTTCGGTAATAAGCCAAATGCCCTCACCTCGCTCGAAGCGCAGAGCCGCACGATTGTATGTGTCGTAGAGCGGTTGCACAGTCGTAACGTCGGTCATTGCAGTCAGGCCTCCATTAGCCTTTTAAATGCAGCGCCTCCGGCAAAGGCCGGTCGGGCAGCGTTTCCCATTGTGTTGATGTCCCACACATGAACGCAATCGTTCGCTGGCGGGTTCGGGGATCTCGTGTCTTTGCACCATCCTCCCGGCGGAAATAAAAAACCGCCCTCAGGGCGGCAATATTTAATCCCGCACGTATATTGGCGCTCACAAAAAAAATGTCAATCAAAGCGCAACGGGATAATCATGCATCTTTATGCATGAACCCATGCCGGAAACAGCGCTCATATATTTTGCTGCATATAAGATGGCACCTATGCAGTTGCAGGGGTGGCATTTTTCAGATCGGGTCGATATATAGGCCCCAGTTGTTCTCCCCGACGGGGACCCTATCTGAAAAACTGCTGCAAAATACGCGCAGATGACTCAGAAAAACCGTCTTTAACACCCAAGTTGGGGAAAACCGTAAAAATGGAATCTGCCTGACAAGGCTATCCCTTGTCATGGCGTCGTTCAATAATGTAGTTTATTTTTTAAAGTAAAAAACTACATTTTGTACGGCGGACCTAGTCACCCGGATAGATATAGTGTTTGCACCTGGAGCAATTCGGGGGCGCTGGTGGATTCCGGATAACGAAGATTGATTGGAGCCCAGGGCGATGAACTGGACAGATGAGCGCGTCGAACTGCTTAAGAAGCTATGGAATGATGGCTTGAGTGCAAGCCAGATCGCTGCGCAGCTTGGTGGCGTCAGCCGCAACGCAGTGATCGGTAAAGTGCACCGTCTGAAATTGTCAGGTCGTGGCAAAACCACGACTGCTGCACCTCGCAGCAAAAAAGTGAATACCGTTGCAGCAACACCACGTCCAGCCGCAACAAGCAGCAGCAACGCGGGAGCAAGCCGTCCGCAGGCGACCACAACAATTCGTACAGCGACTGTTACGCAGACCGTTGGCGCAACAGCTCTTCAGATGGAATATGTTGCGGATGCCGTAACCGAGCGTGTGGTGCGCCCAGCATCAGATGTCGTTGTGCCAATTTCCCGCAAACTGACACTTCTGCAGCTGAGCGAACGCACTTGCAAATGGCCTATCGGCGATCCGCTCAATGAGGATTTCCACTTCTGCGGCAGTGAATCGGGCGAATCCAGCCCTTATTGCAGCTATCATTCCAAGCTGGCTTTTCAGCCAACGGCGGAACGTCGCCGCGCACGCTGATTGAATGCGAAAGCATTGCTGAATATCAAACCCCGGCAGCACCTTGCTCCGGGGTTTTTCTTTATCAGTAATCCTGATGAAAACCGTTTTATTATGCGCGCTTTGGCAGACGGACAACAAATGTTGATCCTTCACCAAGTTGCGAGCGCACAACGAGGCGTCCACGATGGCGGGCGAGAATGTGTTTGACAATGGCAAGCCCTAGTCCTGTGCCTTTTTGGGCGCGGCTTGTCTCAACATCTATCCTATAGAAGCGCTCCGTCAGTCGTGGCAAATGTTCAGCCGCAATACCGGGACCAAAATCCTGAACCGAGACCACGACTTCTGATGTGTTCTGAGAAACTTCCTCATTCAGGCTTACAATGATACGCTTGCCGCCTTGCCCATATTTACAGGCATTTTCGACCAGATTCTGGAACACCTGAATAAGTTCGTCGCGAGTGCCGGTCACATTAACCGGCTTTTCGGGCAGATGCCGTTCGATAACCACATCCAGACCTTCCGCCAGCGGGCTCAGAGTATCAGCCACATGATTGAGCACCGCTGTCATATCAACGCATTCGGTCACAGCCAGATGCGCCCGCATTTCAAGCCGCGATAATGACAGAAGATCATCAATCAGGCGCGACATGCGCTCGGCCTGCTTTTGCATAATACCCAGGAAACGCTCACGCGCGCCCGCATCATTGCGCGCTGGACCTTGCAACGTTTCAATAAATCCAAGCAGCGAAGCCAAGGGCGTGCGCAGCTCATGGCTGGCATTGGCGATGAAGTCCGAACGCATGCGATCAATACGACGCGTTTCACTCTGATCGCGAAATAAAAGAACGAACAGTTCCGGCTTACCATCAATACCACGAAGCGCCTTAACCATGGCTTTATACCAGCGATCAATCGGAACGCGTTCGAAATAGTCGATGCTGCGTGGCTCGCCATCGGTGATCACACCCTGAATGAGCGCATGCATCTCCGGTGCGCGAAATCTGAGATAAAGCCCGGTGTCCGTTTCAAGCGACTGAAACGCATCGCGCGCAGCAACATTGGCAAAGAGAACCGTTGCGCGATGGTCAAAGACAATCATCGGATCAGTCAGCAGGTCTGCGAGACGCTCGCCGGTAACATTGTCCATGTCACTTATCGCGCGAACGCTCTGCGGCTTTTGAACGATGACATCATCCGTCGTGGCACTTGCCACCCAAATGGCACCAATAACAATCAGCGCCAGCAGCGCAATGCGGAACCATATTGGTAGATCAAGCACCATGACACAGATGATCACGATGAGGCTTACAATCAGCACACCTTTGACTCTGAGAAGTGGTGCGAAAAAAGATTCTTCTACGGCAGAAATGGGGGCATCTTGATTATTACTTTCGCTCATTCTGACGTCTCTCAGCTATCCAGCACGCGTTTTAACACGCAAGCGATTTTCCATCCAACGCAGATGCACCAAAATCCGATGCCGCGTCCTTTACGTCCATCACAAACAGCCCATATCATGTAAGCACCATCTATAGGCATGTTTTGGAACATGTCTGCGTCTATAGACCAAAGGAGCTTGCAGTGGGTGACAGTTCAAAGACAGCTAACAAAAAGAATGCCGACAAAAGCAGCACGAAACCCATCAAGCTGGAAATTAACGGCAAGACGCAGAAATTCGATATTAATGATCCGAAGCTGCCAGATTGGATCGAAAACAATGCATTGCAATCGGGTGGATATCCTTATCCCGACAAGATGAAGGTGAAGGATTATGAAGAAACGCTGGAACGCCTGCAGATTGAACTGGTGAAGCTGCAATATTGGCTTCAAGATACCGGCGGGCGTGTGATCTGCGTTTTCGAAGGGCGTGACGCTGCGGGCAAAGGCGGAACGATCTTTACACTGCGCGAGTTCATG harbors:
- a CDS encoding aspartate aminotransferase family protein, with the protein product MTDVTTVQPLYDTYNRAALRFERGEGIWLITENGERYLDFAAGIAVNSLGHSHPHLVNTLKDQADKLWHLSNLYEVPGQEKLGQRLVDATFADKVFFTNSGAEAIECAIKTARRYHYVNGNPERFRIITFEGAFHGRTLATIAAGGQAKYLEGFGPKVDGFDQVPFGDEAALRAAITEETAAILLEPVQGEGGLRGFPEEFMRLLRKICDEKGLLLILDEVQTGVGRTGKLFAHEWSGITPDIMAVAKGIGGGFPMGACLATAEAAKGMTAGVHGTTYGGNPLAMAVGNAVLDVVLAEGFLENVQETALTMKQGLASIIDRYPNIISEVRGRGLLMGIKCVVPNVTLIQALRDEHLLSVGAGDNVVRILPPLVTTPEEAREALARIEAAVERLSVANPISKTA
- a CDS encoding GcrA family cell cycle regulator, yielding MNWTDERVELLKKLWNDGLSASQIAAQLGGVSRNAVIGKVHRLKLSGRGKTTTAAPRSKKVNTVAATPRPAATSSSNAGASRPQATTTIRTATVTQTVGATALQMEYVADAVTERVVRPASDVVVPISRKLTLLQLSERTCKWPIGDPLNEDFHFCGSESGESSPYCSYHSKLAFQPTAERRRAR
- a CDS encoding ATP-binding protein — protein: MSESNNQDAPISAVEESFFAPLLRVKGVLIVSLIVIICVMVLDLPIWFRIALLALIVIGAIWVASATTDDVIVQKPQSVRAISDMDNVTGERLADLLTDPMIVFDHRATVLFANVAARDAFQSLETDTGLYLRFRAPEMHALIQGVITDGEPRSIDYFERVPIDRWYKAMVKALRGIDGKPELFVLLFRDQSETRRIDRMRSDFIANASHELRTPLASLLGFIETLQGPARNDAGARERFLGIMQKQAERMSRLIDDLLSLSRLEMRAHLAVTECVDMTAVLNHVADTLSPLAEGLDVVIERHLPEKPVNVTGTRDELIQVFQNLVENACKYGQGGKRIIVSLNEEVSQNTSEVVVSVQDFGPGIAAEHLPRLTERFYRIDVETSRAQKGTGLGLAIVKHILARHRGRLVVRSQLGEGSTFVVRLPKRA